From Spirosoma aerolatum, one genomic window encodes:
- a CDS encoding C1 family peptidase, with protein MKRIALAFYFCCCTVAVFAQIHFLDPSKPALNNSTDLLSNLQPRQQPVIHKTPVSQPLVHIIYVEEQNELEFARVNMENDSLIAQVINKIANGLSYQIQNWRIPKDHFTSQTLKETVSSLQTTPKDIIIVYFSGYGISPSAPTAKLANWRLDDVTERGLAVSELETWLKTQKAHLSLILADYKTETSLKEGTVAGTVIYTVNLEREILKRLFIQNCGVVQFGSSLNPKSRYMGSGAAGTLFTNAFNKAFLSILDNTRTTELSRISFQWVQAITEIYMPDSKQSTILDIHPCSAQQKISSNPVAIQASGTSSRGAQWQGFRVDEDRYNQLLQKPIFKLKTPRVVDLSKYTPPVVDQGQEGMCVAVAIGYYMRSTLEAIKLNLTDKAAIRKHSFSPSYLYNFIKDAGDANCSFGIFAESALDFCQKYGLASFSSYPDINACLGTPDNKPDPNSKILDYVKVFSITDDKADKIQATKQALAERSPVVIGMELTPSIGHLSFSRLFFTKLKNSVMQLVSSDTAPPAIQWKPDLSNTLDFGHAMCVVGYDDNMLGQGAFKLINSWGKNWGDGGFFWITYENFARFAKYGYQAYLPANNSAVVLSADVSLYHALSPTTPLAATTTQYGRSVKGYTLTKPLSTSTSLRLTIKSTTQSYLYVLAATSTDSVITTLFPASTFAPLVSANTLIDVTKDSLLTLSGNPGTEYMVFIFSNERLTNLDAIRHQLQTQPGTFPERVGAVFNKAGQLLQRNKLVYKAKKTGFFCYSDPSMKGQAYTVPVLIRINHVNKLRL; from the coding sequence ATGAAACGTATTGCTTTAGCTTTCTACTTTTGCTGCTGTACGGTCGCGGTTTTTGCTCAGATCCATTTTCTGGACCCCAGCAAACCCGCTCTTAACAACTCAACTGACCTACTGTCCAATCTGCAGCCCAGGCAACAGCCAGTAATCCACAAAACGCCAGTCAGCCAGCCCCTCGTACATATCATTTACGTGGAAGAACAGAACGAGCTGGAGTTTGCCCGTGTCAATATGGAAAACGACAGCCTGATAGCACAGGTGATAAACAAAATTGCTAATGGATTATCCTATCAAATCCAGAACTGGCGGATTCCCAAAGACCATTTTACCAGCCAGACCCTCAAAGAAACCGTTTCGTCACTCCAGACGACCCCGAAGGATATCATCATCGTCTATTTTTCAGGCTATGGCATCAGTCCGTCGGCTCCTACCGCTAAACTGGCCAATTGGCGACTGGACGACGTTACCGAACGCGGCCTGGCAGTCAGTGAACTGGAAACATGGCTGAAGACTCAAAAAGCACACCTTAGCCTGATTCTGGCCGATTATAAGACTGAGACTTCTCTGAAAGAAGGAACAGTGGCCGGTACGGTTATCTATACTGTAAATCTGGAGCGGGAAATCCTCAAACGGCTTTTCATACAAAATTGCGGGGTTGTCCAGTTCGGTAGTTCGTTGAATCCAAAATCCAGGTATATGGGTAGTGGGGCTGCGGGCACCCTCTTTACGAATGCCTTCAACAAAGCATTCCTCTCCATACTGGACAATACTCGAACCACCGAGCTTTCGAGAATTTCGTTTCAATGGGTACAGGCCATTACCGAGATCTATATGCCGGATAGCAAACAAAGCACTATTCTCGACATACACCCGTGCAGCGCTCAGCAAAAAATATCGTCGAACCCAGTGGCTATACAAGCGTCGGGTACGAGTTCACGGGGAGCCCAATGGCAGGGGTTTCGAGTGGACGAAGACAGATATAACCAGTTGCTGCAGAAACCCATTTTCAAGCTAAAAACCCCAAGGGTTGTGGATTTATCGAAGTACACCCCACCCGTTGTCGATCAGGGTCAAGAAGGGATGTGTGTGGCAGTTGCTATTGGCTATTATATGCGTTCAACACTGGAAGCAATAAAACTAAACCTTACCGATAAAGCAGCGATTCGTAAACACAGTTTTTCACCGTCGTATCTCTACAATTTTATAAAGGATGCCGGCGACGCTAATTGCTCGTTTGGGATTTTTGCCGAGAGCGCTCTCGACTTTTGCCAAAAATATGGCCTGGCCAGCTTTTCAAGTTACCCGGATATCAATGCCTGTCTGGGAACACCTGATAATAAACCAGATCCAAATTCAAAAATACTGGACTATGTGAAGGTGTTCAGTATTACCGACGATAAAGCAGACAAGATTCAGGCCACGAAACAGGCTTTGGCAGAACGCTCCCCAGTGGTGATTGGCATGGAATTAACCCCTTCGATTGGACACCTTTCGTTTAGTCGGCTCTTTTTTACCAAGCTCAAAAACTCGGTTATGCAGCTTGTTTCGTCGGATACGGCCCCACCAGCCATCCAATGGAAACCTGATTTATCGAATACGCTCGATTTTGGCCATGCTATGTGTGTAGTAGGCTATGATGACAATATGCTGGGTCAGGGCGCTTTCAAATTAATTAATAGTTGGGGAAAGAACTGGGGGGATGGTGGCTTCTTCTGGATAACCTATGAGAACTTTGCCCGATTTGCCAAGTATGGCTATCAGGCTTATTTACCCGCCAACAATAGCGCAGTTGTTTTGTCGGCCGATGTATCGCTTTATCACGCCTTATCGCCTACTACCCCGTTAGCAGCAACAACCACCCAGTACGGTCGTTCGGTCAAAGGCTATACGCTGACTAAACCACTCTCTACTAGCACATCACTAAGGCTAACGATTAAGTCAACCACTCAATCATATCTATACGTATTGGCAGCTACTTCAACCGACAGTGTAATCACGACGCTCTTCCCAGCAAGCACATTCGCTCCGCTTGTATCAGCCAATACACTCATTGATGTTACGAAAGATTCATTGCTTACGCTTTCGGGAAACCCTGGAACGGAATACATGGTGTTTATTTTCTCCAACGAAAGACTAACTAACCTCGACGCAATTCGTCATCAGCTCCAGACACAGCCAGGCACATTTCCCGAACGGGTGGGCGCTGTCTTTAATAAGGCAGGCCAACTGCTTCAACGCAATAAGTTAGTCTACAAAGCGAAAAAAACGGGCTTCTTTTGCTATTCAGACCCTTCCATGAAAGGGCAAGCCTACACCGTTCCTGTATTGATACGTATAAACCACGTAAACAAACTACGACTTTGA
- the murI gene encoding glutamate racemase, whose product MTPSSQPIGVFDSGYGGLTILREIVKTLPQYDYIYLGDNARTPYGTRSFETVYHYTLECVRHLFDRGCRLVILACNTASAKALRNIQQLDLPTLAPGPDGPARRVLGVIRPTTEVIGNYSKTGSVGILATRGTVTSESYVVEIEKAFPTVKVFQEACPMWVPLVENGEYDHPGADYFVKQHLDRLLLKSTDIDTILLACTHYPLLLEKIRQYAPANATILSQGGIVAESLADYLVRHPEIETQCSKHAQRAFLTTDSTEDFDRQATIFYGEPVQSAHLVL is encoded by the coding sequence ATGACTCCATCGTCGCAACCGATTGGCGTGTTCGACTCCGGCTACGGTGGCCTGACCATCTTACGCGAAATCGTTAAAACGCTTCCTCAATACGATTACATATACCTGGGCGATAATGCCCGAACCCCCTACGGTACCCGCTCGTTCGAAACCGTTTATCACTACACGCTGGAGTGTGTCCGGCATCTGTTCGATAGGGGGTGCCGACTGGTCATTCTGGCCTGTAATACGGCATCGGCCAAAGCGTTACGGAATATCCAGCAATTGGATTTGCCAACGTTGGCACCCGGACCAGATGGCCCTGCACGACGAGTTCTGGGCGTGATTCGACCGACGACCGAAGTCATTGGAAACTACTCGAAAACGGGCAGCGTCGGTATTCTGGCTACGCGTGGAACGGTTACCTCGGAGTCGTATGTCGTCGAAATTGAAAAGGCGTTTCCAACTGTAAAGGTGTTTCAGGAAGCCTGCCCCATGTGGGTGCCCCTGGTCGAAAATGGTGAGTACGATCATCCCGGAGCCGACTATTTTGTGAAACAACACCTTGATCGGCTACTATTAAAGTCAACGGACATTGATACAATCCTGCTGGCCTGTACTCATTATCCGCTGTTGCTGGAAAAAATCCGGCAGTATGCCCCGGCCAACGCTACTATTTTGAGCCAGGGTGGTATTGTGGCTGAAAGCTTGGCAGACTATCTGGTACGCCATCCTGAAATTGAAACCCAGTGCAGTAAACACGCACAACGCGCCTTTCTGACCACCGACTCAACTGAAGATTTCGACCGACAGGCCACAATTTTTTATGGAGAGCCCGTACAGTCGGCCCATCTGGTGCTTTAA
- a CDS encoding MerR family transcriptional regulator, translated as MEGSGKLYYGIKEVAELFGINASKLRYYEKEFPTLQPKKNRSGDRIYTQADIDQLTEILDLINNQKYTLPGAREFLKERENRKQENARYVAKLKKLKSFLEKLRDGLASEE; from the coding sequence ATGGAAGGTTCAGGTAAGCTTTATTATGGTATTAAAGAGGTAGCCGAGCTGTTTGGCATTAATGCCTCTAAGCTGCGGTATTATGAAAAGGAGTTCCCTACCCTACAACCCAAGAAAAATCGCTCGGGCGACCGCATCTATACGCAGGCCGACATCGACCAACTTACAGAAATTCTGGATCTGATCAACAACCAAAAGTATACCTTACCGGGTGCCCGTGAGTTTTTGAAAGAGCGGGAAAACCGAAAACAGGAAAATGCCCGCTATGTAGCCAAACTCAAAAAGCTCAAATCGTTTCTGGAGAAACTGCGGGATGGGCTGGCGAGTGAGGAGTGA
- the alaS gene encoding alanine--tRNA ligase: protein MTSHEIRRHFLDFFHSKGHLIVSSAPLVAKNDPTLMFNNSGMAQFKDFFLGNGTPPSKRVADTQKCLRVSGKHNDLEDVGFDTYHHTMFEMLGNWSFGDYFKKEAIEWAWELLTDIYKLPKDRLYVSVFQGDQKDNVPFDQEAFDLWKPIVGEDRIIYGNKKDNFWEMGDTGPCGPCSEIHVDLRSEEEVAEKPGKELVNADHPQVVEIWNLVFMQFNRKADGSLEPLPARHVDTGMGFERLCMAIQGKKSNYDTDVFSGTIHVIEELSGKKYEAGTSMTDVAMRVIADHIRAVSFAIADGLVPSNAKAGYVIRRILRRAIRYGYSYLSLTEPFMTKLVPTLAMQFADVFSELNAQRDFVATVIREEEIAFLRTLGTGLGRLDQIIGQLTTDGKAEIPGETVFELNDTFGFPADLTALIAREKGLQIDQAGFEKALQEQKARSRKDAASSAGDWIELTELDNKVEFVGYDQPDTYAQVVKYRKIQNKQGTQVQVVLDKTPFYAESGGQIGDTGVLELFKDSDQIGTLTVLDTKKENDLVIHIVQNVDGIDDLLTEADTVYAVINTARRGLIASNHSATHLLHSALREVLGMHVAQKGSYVGPDALRFDFSHFSKVTDEQLAEVERIVNEKIREDIKLDEKRNVPIEQAKALGATALFGEKYGDFVRVITFDPSYSVELCGGTHVPATGHIGLFKFTGEGSVSTGVRRVEAKTSAGAEALINEQMAVVSELKELLKAPKDVVKAVQALLEERSALQKQVEALQNEKVQQLKNQLLEKVEAVNQNAGPGHSRLVEKVDVPSADALKQLAYDLKAKVDNLAVVLGADINGKPQLAVMLPDSLIQGKNLNAGQVVKELAKNIKGGGGGQPFFATAGGSDLSGLDAALAQGKALLG from the coding sequence ATGACTTCCCACGAAATACGTCGGCATTTTCTCGACTTCTTCCATTCCAAAGGCCACCTGATTGTGTCTTCGGCTCCACTCGTTGCCAAAAACGACCCGACGCTGATGTTCAACAACTCCGGGATGGCGCAGTTTAAAGATTTTTTCCTCGGTAATGGTACGCCCCCGTCGAAGCGGGTGGCCGATACACAGAAGTGCCTCCGCGTGTCGGGTAAGCACAACGACCTCGAAGATGTGGGGTTCGATACCTACCACCACACCATGTTCGAAATGCTCGGCAACTGGTCTTTCGGGGATTATTTCAAAAAAGAAGCCATCGAATGGGCGTGGGAACTCTTAACCGACATTTATAAACTCCCGAAAGATCGGCTGTACGTATCTGTGTTTCAGGGCGATCAGAAAGATAACGTTCCGTTCGATCAGGAAGCGTTCGACCTCTGGAAACCCATTGTGGGCGAAGACCGGATCATTTACGGGAACAAGAAGGACAACTTCTGGGAAATGGGCGATACGGGTCCCTGTGGCCCCTGTTCAGAAATTCACGTTGACCTGCGTTCGGAAGAAGAGGTAGCTGAGAAACCGGGTAAAGAACTCGTCAATGCCGATCATCCACAGGTTGTTGAAATCTGGAACCTGGTATTCATGCAGTTCAACCGTAAGGCCGATGGTTCGCTGGAGCCGCTGCCTGCCCGCCATGTCGATACAGGGATGGGCTTCGAGCGGTTGTGTATGGCCATTCAGGGCAAAAAATCGAACTACGATACCGATGTGTTTTCGGGAACGATTCACGTGATCGAAGAACTGTCGGGTAAAAAATATGAGGCTGGTACGAGCATGACCGACGTAGCCATGCGCGTCATAGCCGACCATATTCGGGCCGTGTCGTTTGCCATTGCCGATGGTCTGGTACCGTCGAATGCCAAAGCGGGGTACGTAATCCGCCGGATTCTGCGCCGGGCTATCCGATACGGGTATTCGTATCTGAGTCTGACCGAGCCATTTATGACCAAATTGGTGCCAACCTTGGCCATGCAGTTTGCCGATGTATTTTCCGAACTGAACGCCCAGCGTGATTTCGTAGCGACAGTGATTCGTGAAGAGGAGATTGCGTTTCTGCGGACGCTGGGAACCGGGCTTGGTCGATTGGATCAGATCATCGGGCAACTGACTACTGATGGGAAAGCTGAAATTCCAGGCGAAACGGTCTTCGAACTGAACGACACCTTTGGCTTCCCGGCCGATTTAACGGCCCTGATTGCCCGTGAAAAAGGTTTACAAATCGATCAGGCTGGTTTTGAGAAAGCGCTTCAGGAGCAGAAAGCCCGTTCGCGGAAAGATGCAGCCTCGTCGGCTGGTGACTGGATTGAACTGACCGAACTGGATAACAAAGTGGAGTTTGTTGGGTATGATCAGCCCGATACCTACGCTCAGGTTGTGAAGTACCGCAAAATTCAGAACAAGCAGGGAACCCAGGTGCAGGTTGTCCTGGACAAAACCCCGTTCTATGCCGAATCGGGTGGTCAGATTGGTGATACGGGCGTGCTGGAACTGTTCAAGGATTCGGATCAGATTGGTACCTTAACAGTACTGGATACGAAGAAAGAAAACGACCTGGTTATTCACATTGTCCAGAATGTCGATGGGATCGACGATCTGCTGACCGAAGCTGATACAGTTTATGCCGTTATCAATACAGCGCGTCGTGGACTAATTGCCAGCAACCACTCGGCTACACACCTGCTGCATTCAGCCCTGCGGGAAGTACTGGGTATGCATGTAGCCCAGAAAGGGTCGTACGTTGGCCCCGATGCCCTGCGGTTCGATTTTTCGCACTTTAGCAAAGTGACCGACGAGCAACTGGCCGAAGTGGAGAGGATTGTGAACGAGAAAATTCGGGAAGACATTAAACTGGACGAAAAACGGAATGTTCCCATTGAGCAGGCAAAAGCACTGGGAGCAACTGCTTTGTTCGGTGAAAAATACGGTGATTTCGTTCGGGTCATTACCTTCGATCCGAGCTATTCAGTTGAACTTTGCGGTGGTACGCACGTACCGGCAACGGGTCATATTGGCCTTTTCAAGTTTACGGGCGAGGGGTCTGTATCGACGGGTGTTCGTCGGGTAGAAGCCAAAACATCCGCTGGGGCCGAAGCGCTGATCAACGAGCAGATGGCTGTGGTGTCGGAGTTAAAAGAACTGCTCAAAGCCCCGAAAGATGTCGTGAAAGCCGTCCAGGCGCTGCTTGAAGAACGTAGTGCATTACAAAAACAGGTCGAAGCGCTACAAAACGAGAAAGTGCAGCAGTTGAAGAATCAGTTGCTGGAAAAAGTGGAGGCCGTTAACCAGAACGCCGGACCGGGTCACTCGCGCCTTGTTGAGAAGGTAGACGTTCCATCGGCCGATGCCCTAAAACAACTGGCCTACGACCTGAAAGCCAAAGTTGATAACCTGGCGGTAGTGCTTGGGGCAGATATTAATGGAAAACCCCAATTGGCAGTAATGCTTCCCGACTCGCTAATTCAGGGCAAGAATCTGAATGCAGGGCAGGTAGTGAAAGAACTGGCAAAGAACATCAAAGGTGGTGGGGGAGGGCAACCCTTCTTCGCAACGGCTGGTGGCTCTGACCTGTCGGGCCTTGATGCCGCATTGGCGCAGGGTAAGGCGTTGCTTGGGTAA